The window CATCGGGCGAGCGCATCACGCTGTACTGCACACCCGTGAAGGCGCCGAACAGCACGCTGATCTACAAGGACGCCGACGACACCGGATCGGTGCAGTGGATCGAGAACGATTACGGCTGGGTGGTCAGCGGTCCGGTCAACAGGGACAAGCTGAAGGTCGTGGCCACGGCGGCGTATGAGCAGCTCGAAACCCGATAAAGGCGGCGCAAAAGCGGACGTTCAGTTCGAACGGCCGCTGTCCCGCTGGCTGGCAAGCCACTCCGACAGAGGCGTGGCGGCCTTCGGCTTTGAACTTTCCTTGGCGCCCTTCGACGCAGCCTTCTTTTTCGGCGCTGCCGTCACGGCCGGCGCGCGCGCGGCCTCCTCGGCTTCCTTCGCCAGACGCAGGGCGCGCAGGCGCTCCATGTTCTTGCGCACGGCGACGGCGCCGGCCTCATAATCGGCCAGTGCCTTCGCGCCCTCAGTGGACGCAATCTTCTGCTTTTCGAGACGTGCCGCTTGGGCGGGATTCGACGGTTTGCTGCTCATCCACTGCATATAGGCTTTTATACGCCAATTACCAGCATCTGGTGTGCCGCTTCATGCCTTCCCGGCTTCTGCTCAGAGGCAGGGAAAACATCGTAAGCCGATGATTTCAATTAAGTTTTTGATCCATCCCGGCGCATTAACGCCGTTGCGCGGAAGATGAATATCAGACTCACCGCACCGGCCGCCCCGATCACTCCATCCCGCTGCGCGGGTTGTAGGGATGCTGGCTGCGCCATTTCTCCATCAGGGCCTCCAGTTCAGCATCCGAGCCGTCCGGCAAGGCAATCCGCACCGCGATGAAAAGGTCGCCGGCGGTGCCTTTGGCTTTTGGCATGCCCTTGCCCTTCAGCCGGAAGGTCCGGCCGCTGGTGGTGTTCTTGGGGATCGACAATTCCACCGCGCCGTCGAGCGTCGGCACGCGGACCTTGGCCCCGAGCACCGCCTCATAGAGCGTGATCGGCAGGTCGGCGCGCAGATTGTCGCCGTCTACCTTGAACACCGGATGGGGCGCGATGTTGAGGGTGATCAGCACATCGCCGGGCGGATGTCCTGGCGCGCTTTCGCCCTGCCCCTTGAGCCGGACCTGCTGGCCCGCGGTGACACCTTTCGGAATCCGGACATTGAGTTCCTTGCCGGTCGGCAGCCGAATGCGTTTCTCGCCGCCGTGCACGCTCTCTTCGAGAGACACGTTCAGCGCGACGCTGAGGTCGAGATCGGGGGCGGATGGCGCGTCGTATTCGAAGGTCCGCGCGCCTGCGCCGCCACGGCCACCGCGCACGCCACCGGCCGCGCCGCCGAACATGCTGTTGAGGATGTCTTCAAAGCCACCGCCGCCGGCACCCGGCCCACCGCCGCGGAAG is drawn from Bradyrhizobium prioriisuperbiae and contains these coding sequences:
- a CDS encoding J domain-containing protein; this translates as MRDPYEVLGVQRNASAAEIKSAFRKLAKKHHPDANKNDPKAAGRFAEVNSANEIVGDEDKRKQFDRGEIDAEGKPRFQGFPGGGGAGRAGGPGGFEYSFRGGGPGAGGGGFEDILNSMFGGAAGGVRGGRGGAGARTFEYDAPSAPDLDLSVALNVSLEESVHGGEKRIRLPTGKELNVRIPKGVTAGQQVRLKGQGESAPGHPPGDVLITLNIAPHPVFKVDGDNLRADLPITLYEAVLGAKVRVPTLDGAVELSIPKNTTSGRTFRLKGKGMPKAKGTAGDLFIAVRIALPDGSDAELEALMEKWRSQHPYNPRSGME